The Desulfobaculum xiamenense DNA window TGCACATTCGCGTCGCCCGCGATCAACGCGGCGACGCCTGCGCTCAAGTCGCCGCCCACGAAGGGCGCAATCTGCGGAAGAATGTAGGTGGGTGGCAAATCAGGAGCAAGGCGCACCTCGCGACCGCCCCGTTCATGCAGCGCATACGGCGCGGCGCACAGGCCGTCCACGGGAGCACCGAGGATGATATGGGTCATGGCAGGATTGCCCGCCACGGCCATGTGCGTCACCCGGCCCGGCAGTCCGGCCACGACGTGACGCAACCGGTCGAGCACAAGCGTGCGCAGCGAAGCGGCACCCTGCGCCCCACGCGCCACGGACAGGCGCGACATGACCTCGCTTCCCGCCCCCATCTGCGGGTTGAGCCCACTGCCGTGCGCCACCTCGCCCTCACCGTCACAGGCCGCCCATTGCAGGGAGGTGGTGCCGAGGTCCACGGCAAGCAGAAGCTCCGGTCCCTCGGCTCGAATGTCATGGGGAATTTCTGCGGCGGCGCGGGCCGGAATGACCAGACGCACCCCCGCCACGGCGGGATGGCGACAACCAAGCCGCCAGCCCTCGGCGATTTCGCTCTCAGCGAGGGTCCGACACTCCTCGGCATCGGGCGGGGGCGGTGCGGAAAGAAATCGCATGCGACAGCGGCCGCAGCGCCCAAGCCCCGAACACAGGGCCGGAGCGTCCCACAGGCCGGACATGTACACGGCCTGCGCCAGCGTCCTTCCCGCGTCGGCGGGCAGGTGGACAATTCGTCCGTCCGCGTCCTGAACCGAGAAGGTACCGCTCATCACGTCATCATCTCCGAAAATCAACGAAGCGTCAGGATCGGCCCGCCGTCCTCACGCGCAAGCACCCGACCCACCGGCGCGGCAAGGTCGCCACGTTCGGTGAGGAAGCGCGACACCTCGTCCACACGGTCCTCGGGGACGGACAGCACGAGACCGCCCGAGGTCTGCGCGTCGAAGACCAGATCGACCTTCACGGCATCAAGCCCATCGGCAACGGACACCACGCTCGAACAGAACTGCCGATTGGCAAAACTGCCGGCGGGAATGAGGCCCATGCCAGCAAGCTCCAACGCACCGGGCAGGAACGGCGCACGCTGTGGCCACAGCTCCACCGCAACCTTCGATGCGCGGGCCATTTCCAGCACATGTCCGCCAAGGCCGAAGCCCGTGACGTCCGTGGCTCCGAGCAGGCCGAAGCGCCGGATGGCCTCGCCACCCGCACGGTTGAGCCGCGCCGCCCACGTGAACAGGGTCTCCTCCAGCTCGTCGCTGTTCTCCCAGCGGCCCTTGACCGCCGTGGCCAACACGCCCGTGCCGAGCGGCTTGGTCAACAGCAAAACGTCCCCGGACCGAAGCCCCCGGTTGGTAGCGATATGGTCGGGGTCGATAATGCCCGACACGGACAGGCCGTACTTGAATTCCTCATCCTCGACACTATGACCGCCAGCGAGCACGGCCCCGGCTTCGAGAATGGCGTCATACCCGCCGCGCAGCGCCTCGCTCAACACGTCGGCAGCCATGGTGCGCATGGGAAAGCACACGATGTTCATGGCCGACCACGGCTCGCCACCCATGGCGTAGACGTCGGACAGGGCATTGGCCGCGGCGATGCGCCCGAAGCGGTAGGGATCGTTGACGATGGGCGTGAGGAAGTCCACGGTCTGCACCAGCGCTTTCCCCTGCGGGAAGCGCAGCACAGCCGCATCCTCGTTGTCACCCGTCCCGACCAGCAATCGGTCGTCCGGTCGCAGCTCAAGAGCCGACAGTACCTGCTCCAGGTCCCCCGGAGCAATCTTGGCGGCTCAACCCGCTGCGCGAACGCTTTCGATCAGCCTCTTCCCGGCCATGATCCCTATCCTCGAATGTCGTTGAAATGTTGGATGCGCAGAGCCATACACCGCCCCGCGCAAGGACTCAAGCCGCCGAGCCGTCCCCCGCGAATCCCTCGCGGCAACGCTGGCGGAGATAGT harbors:
- the selD gene encoding selenide, water dikinase SelD: MAGKRLIESVRAAGUAAKIAPGDLEQVLSALELRPDDRLLVGTGDNEDAAVLRFPQGKALVQTVDFLTPIVNDPYRFGRIAAANALSDVYAMGGEPWSAMNIVCFPMRTMAADVLSEALRGGYDAILEAGAVLAGGHSVEDEEFKYGLSVSGIIDPDHIATNRGLRSGDVLLLTKPLGTGVLATAVKGRWENSDELEETLFTWAARLNRAGGEAIRRFGLLGATDVTGFGLGGHVLEMARASKVAVELWPQRAPFLPGALELAGMGLIPAGSFANRQFCSSVVSVADGLDAVKVDLVFDAQTSGGLVLSVPEDRVDEVSRFLTERGDLAAPVGRVLAREDGGPILTLR